One segment of Enterobacter ludwigii DNA contains the following:
- a CDS encoding DotU family type VI secretion system protein, producing the protein MQERQDTGSDAAFTGASSNNQLVAAANPLLNAIPQIRHSVSHDDQVALRQRLIDEIRRFEVRCQQAGLAYEVIVGARYCLCTALDEAAALTPWGSSGVWSSNGLLVTFHNETWGGEKFFQLLARLSQNPREHILLLEMINYCLLLGFEGRYRVLDNGRTQLETIKQRLWQMIRGVRGSYPPQLSPHPEDRPVLRKLWRPMVPLWACVALAGFIACLFYIVLNWRLGDSTNPVLAKIYQSQLPETTIQQPARQLPAVLNLRGFLKPEIEAGLVAVKDEADRSVVILKGDGLFASASTVVRDRYEPVINRIAQAMNNVSGKILVVGYSDNVPIRSARFASNYELSLERARSVQKMLQGSLSQPERVKAEGRGEINPVAPNNTPENRARNRRVEITLLVSPENTQAELNGLPQGN; encoded by the coding sequence ATGCAGGAACGACAGGATACCGGCAGTGATGCCGCGTTTACCGGAGCCAGTAGCAACAATCAGCTGGTGGCGGCCGCCAATCCGCTGCTCAATGCGATTCCGCAAATCCGTCATTCGGTATCACATGACGATCAGGTGGCGTTGCGCCAGCGCCTGATCGATGAGATCCGCCGGTTCGAAGTGCGCTGTCAGCAGGCCGGTCTGGCCTATGAGGTGATCGTCGGGGCACGTTACTGCCTGTGTACGGCACTTGATGAGGCCGCCGCGCTTACCCCCTGGGGCAGCAGCGGCGTCTGGTCCAGCAATGGTCTGCTGGTGACGTTTCATAACGAAACCTGGGGCGGCGAAAAGTTCTTCCAGCTGCTGGCGCGTCTGTCGCAAAACCCGCGCGAACATATTCTGCTGCTGGAGATGATCAACTACTGCCTGCTGCTCGGCTTCGAGGGGCGCTATCGGGTGCTGGATAATGGCCGCACCCAGCTTGAAACCATCAAGCAACGGCTGTGGCAGATGATTCGCGGCGTGCGTGGCAGTTACCCGCCACAGCTCTCTCCGCATCCGGAAGATCGTCCGGTACTGCGCAAGCTATGGCGACCCATGGTACCTCTGTGGGCCTGTGTGGCGCTGGCCGGGTTTATCGCCTGCCTGTTCTATATCGTGCTTAACTGGCGGCTTGGCGATAGCACCAACCCGGTATTAGCAAAAATTTATCAGTCACAGCTTCCCGAAACGACTATCCAGCAACCTGCCCGCCAGCTGCCTGCGGTGCTGAACCTGCGTGGTTTCCTGAAGCCGGAAATTGAAGCCGGTCTGGTTGCGGTAAAAGATGAAGCGGACCGTAGCGTGGTGATCCTGAAAGGGGACGGCCTGTTTGCTTCCGCCTCAACCGTGGTACGTGACCGTTATGAGCCGGTGATAAACCGTATTGCACAGGCCATGAATAACGTCAGCGGTAAAATTCTGGTGGTGGGCTACAGCGACAACGTGCCAATTCGCAGCGCGCGCTTTGCCTCTAACTATGAACTGTCGCTGGAACGTGCCCGGTCAGTTCAGAAAATGCTGCAGGGAAGCCTCTCTCAACCTGAACGTGTGAAAGCGGAAGGCCGCGGCGAGATTAATCCAGTGGCACCTAACAATACGCCGGAAAACCGTGCCCGTAACCGCCGGGTGGAAATTACTCTGCTGGTGTCGCCTGAAAATACCCAGGCTGAGCTGAACGGATTGCCGCAAGGAAACTAA